The sequence below is a genomic window from Myotis daubentonii chromosome 14, mMyoDau2.1, whole genome shotgun sequence.
tgtttaccTCATAcatctttgcttctttttattttgttttagatgTGGTTCTTATAATGCATGTAACTGCTATTATTAGTGATTCAATCTGAATGTCTCTGTCTTTTTCCAGGAGAATTTATTATCATGATTGTTGtgggtggtttttctttttttttaacttcttttctgCTTCTCGGCTATTTCCCTTTTCCCTATCTTTTGTCATAGAGaatctttgtttttgcttttgtcttcTTCGGTGGTATAGCCtatttttcacagaaattcaGTTATAATTTCAAGTATATATTCAAAAAAGCTATCTTCACATACTGTACTGGTCCTGTGGACCCAATTTAACAAATTGATAAAAACTACAAGCGGAAGAGTGTTGACGACGCGGAGCTACCCTATCCGTCCAAAATGGCAGAAGTGGAGGAGACACTGAAGCGACTTCAGAGCCAGAAGGGAGTGCAGGGAATCATCGTGGTGAACACAGAAGGCATTCCTATCAAGAGCACCATGGacaaccccaccaccacccagtacGCCAACCTCATGCACAACTTCATCCTGAAGGCCCGGAGCACCGTGCGTGAAATTGACCCCCAGAATGACCTCACTTTCCTTCGAATTCGctctaagaaaaatgaaattatggTTGCACCAGATAAAGACTACTTCCTGATTGTGATCCAGAATCCAACTGAATAAGCCGCTCTCTTGGCTCCACGCATCATTTCTTAATTTAATGCCCCCCCAAGAATAATAGTGTTAATCATGTCAACCAACTGGCAGGTGGAAATCACCTTAGAGCCCATGCAGACCAATCCAGTGACCAGTGTGGGCTGCagctccaccccacccaccaaaGGCATCCCTCTGCTGGCCAGTTCCCCTGAGTTCCCAGGAGGGCTCTTCCCTCAAGTCCAGGTTTCGGAACAAGAGCTTATGAGAGGCCCACACCCTGCTTCCTCCTGACGTTCAGTTCACTTTGTTGCCCTTGGAAAAGGCTGCTTTTCTTTAACTAAAAATAActgaaacttgaaaaaaaaaaaaaaactacaagcggaaaaatagatttattataGATACTCTAAAACCCTTGAAATTGTTGATTCAATACAACCTAGCATCTCACAACATAATATTCAAAATTCCAGGATACAATCCaaaattaatacacacacacacacacacaaataggaaAATGTGAACAATTctcaaaagaaaagataatgagcccagccggtgtggctcagtggttgagcgatgacttgtgaaccaaaaggtcaaggttcaattcctggtcagggcacttgcccaggttgtgggctcgaacctcagtagggggtgtgcagaaggcagccaatcaatgattctctctcatcattaatgttctatctttctctctccctctcccttcctttctgaaatcaataaaaatatatgttttaaaaaaataaaataaaatagatgctaATTCTGTGATGACATTGGCATTAGTAAAAAAGACTTTCAAGTAGCTATTATAACTATGTTACATAAGGTAAACAGAAATACTCTtgaaatacatagaaaaataaaagttttcagcagacaaacagaaaatataaaagagataaaaggattaaaaagaatTGAACAGATATTCAGGGACCTATAGGACATTATCAACATGGCTAATATTTGTATTATTCCAAAAGGGGGAAAAGAGATTGGtgtacaaaaatatttgaaaaaaatcataactaAAATCTTTCCAAATTTGGTGAAAGACACCAATTTACAGATTCAAGAAGATCAGAAAACaccaaacagataaaccaaaagaaaaccatgtccagacacatcataatcagactgctgaaaaccaaaggtaaaaaaaaatcttgccctgaccggtttggctcagtgcggactcaagggtcccaggttcggttccggtcaagggcatgtaccttggttgcgggcacatacccagtggggagtgtgcaggaggcagctgatcaatgtttctctctcattgatgtttctaactctctatccctctcccttcctctctgtaaaaaatcaataaaatatatttaaaaaaaaaaatcttgacagTGGACAtagaaaaacaacatattttattATAGGGAAACAATGATTCAAATGACTGCAAATGTCTCATCTGAAATCATAAGTTTCAGGAGGTAGTGAACAATATCTTAAAAGTGCTGTAAAGTCTAAAAATAAACAGGTATGCTTAAAATTACATGATTATTTCAGAACTCCTAGATTCATTAAAGTCACATAATAATTTAAATTAGCCTAAAATCTGCCAAGCCTCTGTATTTACTAGTAATTAAAATCTGGAATGTTACGCACCTGGATCTGGCAGCAGCTACACAATTTGGATGATTGTCAGGGATAACACCTTTTCCCATGGGGGTGGGTAAAAATGGCAATTTACATTGCTCCACCAATTTCCTGATTCCCTCCTCTGCATGGGCATAAGCAGCACCTATAAGAAATGCAAATGTATTGGACAAGTCAGTTAAGCTACAGATACTCTGACCCTTAAAACAGTTCATGTGAAATTGCTTTTAAAACTTCTCAAATTTTTTCCTGCTTATACAGGCTTAAACTCAAAACAAATGATTATGGTTTTTATCTTtggtatttaaaaatgtttaagaaagcaatagttctgccctggccagtgtggctcagttggttggaatgccattctgtgcaccaaagggtcaagagtttgattcccagtcagagcatatacctctcccttcttctctctttaaactcaatagaaacatatcctcaggtgaggattaaaaaaaaagctatatttCTAGTTTCTTCTTTAATAATATTCTCAatctagcctggctggcatggctctcTTTGaatgtcgatctatgaaccaggagatcacagtttaattcccagtcagggcatgtgctcaggttgtgggcttgatccccagtgtggggcatgcaggaggcagttgatcaatgattctctctcataatgtttttatctttctccctctcccttcctctctgaaatcaataaaaatatattctaaaaaaatattctcaattcTCCTAAAGGATGCTCATAACAAAAATTGCACCTCACATCTTTGCTGCTCTCAATTGCCTGTTCTATGCTATAGTACTACTGAATTACTACTCACAATTCCCTAAACATATTATATTTACTGGTAGGCCCAAGTAGTTAAGAAAGGACTTTGCCCTCCAAGGGGAAGGCTCTCTCTAACCTCACACATTGCTACCAGCTAATGTGGACTGCAATCTCCTAGTCTAGGCATGGACATTCTAACAAGGAGCACACATTTCTAAAGTTCTGTAGATCTCTTCACAGGCTCTACAGTGTGACTGCAACAGGGCTAACCCAAGTGGGCCACATAGCATTTGTTTTTACCGTATGTGCCTACAGAATAGCCATATGCCCCATTTCAAACTCACTGTTTGAATATAGGGATGACTTCATTTCTAATGTCATCAAGGCCACTATATTTTGTCTTAGCCACTtcgttttatattttatactctTTTTCAGGGCTAGTAGAATATTACTCCATATTCAGAACTTACAATCCTCTACTGAATTCCAGTAAATAGTACAGTGTACCTTCAGATTCAATTTAATGTTCTCCTCATAAAATTACCATAGCCCCACTGgagtggcttggttggttgaacactgtcccatacaccgaaaggatgccagttcaattcccagtcagggcacatgtctgggttgtggggtcattccccagtcagggcatgtatggaaggcaaccaatagatcattggttctcaatcttcctaatgccgcgaccctttaatccagttcctcacgttgtggtgacccccaatttcattgttacaaattgaacataattaaaacatagtgattagtcacaaaaacaatatgtaattatatatgtgttttccgatggtcttaggcaacccctgtgaaagggttgttcgacccccaaaggggtcacgacccacaggttgagaaccgctgcaatagatgtttccctctcacatagatgtttctctttctttctcccttgctctctctaagcatgtcctcaggcaaggattaaaaaaaaattaccttagaAAAATCTTTTCTCAGACATATAGGAGGAAAAATAGTTCCTTTTTGTCATCCAGAAAGTTTCCTTGTATTCTCCTTCTTACCGCAGTATCTTTGCCCACCCAGTTCTCTCTTCCCAAACTGCCCTTGTTCCCTTTGTCCACTAAGGGACCTATCAAACATTTTTTCAAGGTGTAACCTCAGTGTCATCTCTTCTGGGTAGTCTGTCCAAACCAAGTAACTCCATGAGCCAACTATTGTTTCCCTTGAGAagccacctcacctctacacACACCATTTAAGAGTATACTGCATATTGGTTACCAGGTCTATTTCCCTATAGGTAGGGGGACCATTATTTCTCTGTTTACCTCAAAAATGTTTGCTATACTCCCGGCCTTATCATCACTCATGAATATTGGTTAGAGGAAGAATGAAAACTAACACCCACTGAACTTTTTCTATTTGTTGTGTTATTTAATTATAACAATACCGCTGAGATAGTTAATATCTTTTTTACAAGTAAGGTACTTGAGACTCAAAGCACTTATTTGCCAAGATCAGAGCGCTATTACATCATATAGCTGCATTCAACTCAGCTCTgacttcaatttttttatgttgtCCACCATTTCCATTAAAGTAATTTTCAGTTTCTATGTAGTTAGTTCCTTAGTAGTTGACAATTAACTAATATGGTCATATGTAATTTATAGCCTGCTCAGTTCTAGAACATAGAATGGATACTGTAATAAACTGCTGAAAggagtataaattggtacaaTACCTTAGGAGAAAGCAATTTGACAATATGCACCAAAAGTCTTAAAATATGAATATCTTTTAACTTAATTAACTTTCTTTCTGGGAATCTGTCTTATACTCTAAATATGGAAAAAGTTTTATGCACAAACATGCTTGTCACAGCTATTCTAAACAAACAGAAACTGGCAAAGATTTAAATATTTGCCAGTAAAGTGTTAGTATATACATAAGTagacattaaaattaaatttagggGAGGAAAATTAAGaccatgaaaaaaatgttatagTGTTAAATGACTTAAGTAGAATATGAtcacaatatataaaatatacaatccaaaaagcaatagaaaagtactacttattaaaaatgaatgtttttgaaTGAAGGgatttctttctaatattttagaGTTTCcaaaattttctattaaaatttttttatgccCTGGTGGTTTTGGCTCATTaggtagagtgttggccctcagactgaagggtcccaggttcgattccagtcaagggcatgtaccttggttgcaggcctgatccccagccccaatcagcatacgggaggcaaccaatcaatgtgtctctctcacatccatgtttctttctctgtctctccccctcccttcaactctctctaaaaaaatcaatggaaaaatatcctctagtgaggactaacaacaacaaaaattttacaatgaaaaaaacGCATTTTTACTCATAAGACCAAAGAAATGCAATAGGTGATATTCCCTTCAAAGGACAAGAATAGGCATTCTACAACAATTCTATGATTTCAAAACTAATAAGTAACGCTATATTGGATGAAGAGAACTCTTATTCCAATTTCAAACATTAAAGTAGATGTTAATAAAGAAGACAACTTAATACAGAATCAGCATTCTTTCGAAAACCAGCAAGATTTAGAGTTCTACTCAATGCTACCTTTCCCGATGATAAGAAGGGGCTGTTTGGCATTCCTAATAACAGATGCTGCCATTTGTACAGCAGACGTTTCAGCCATACTAATAGGAGGTGGCATGCAGCACTCCACGTACCTGGAAATAAAGAGTTCTGTTAATTAAAAGAGACCAACTTATAAATGTATTGTgaaaatatacaatatataaaaaggaagaaaaaatagtaCAATAAATTCCATATTCCCAGCATGTAGACTCAATAACTACTATCATTTTACCACAGTTGCTTCACACGTACACACCCAAACATGCATATAAAGATTTCTTTTCCTGaaccattttaaagtaaattataggCATCAAGACTAAAAACTTCCCCATACAGCTATAAAAGATAGTTTCTCCTATGTAGACATAATATCCTTACCACATCTAGTAAATTAACAGTTATTCACTAGTATCATCTAATAGTCAAACAAGCTGACAGGAAATTTGAGTTAATGGCTTTACATTGTAGTAGTAGTTGTAGTAATAGTAAAAACATCCTAAAAgctaatattattaaatatacctactgtgtgccatttATTCTCACTTAAATTTCAAAACAATGAGGTTAGGTATTACTATTATCTGCaccattggggggaaaaaattcaGAAAGTAAGGTAATTTGCCCAGGGGTCAGAGACTGGATTGAACTAGGTCTGTCTCCAAAGTCCATGCTTTTAACTACGTTACTATATTTCCACTCACTGGGTAAGTCAAGATTTCAGGAGCATAATATattattagtaaaataaatattaaaactgtATAGTTAAATAATTCTGGACATCAAGTCCTCagtgttttatttcacttattctAATTAATAAACACCATAATGTTCAACACTTGGGCATTAtaatacaaaaatttttaaaaaggacattcaaatctttacagattttttaaagaaagcttacAGAGTTAAGTTAACTGAGACTCatctctccttcccctgcccaatattattttgaatatcaTACTCAGGTATTATGCAGAATAGATGTCCTTTTGCTCTGAATCTCCCAATTAGAAACCTCTGAGTGTACAGAAATGCCCACTTTCTCTCTTGGTCACTAGGAGGCCACTTGGTCCATGGTAGCAGGAATGTACTAAGTGGTACCCAGGGCAATTCATTAACCCAAGTACACATACCCAAGTGTACCAGGGGTAACTTAGATgccaatgaaaaatattttacacttcCTGTTCACTCAGTGTTTATTTAAGTAATAAACATTTgatgttgaaatatttttaaataactgaaacagactaaaatttttaatgttgagtTCTAATAATTTTCAACTGTCTCATCTCTTGGTTTATACTATAACGACTCTAAGTGGCTATACCACATTAATGAGAATGTATTATCTATGGGTACTGTAAGAATAATTTCAAATaagttccttcctttctgaaatcaataaaaatattttttaaaaaaaagattaacttATAAACTGCGAAGTAAATTTCTTTCAAGGTAAGCATTATAAGCATATaatacaattaagaaaaaaacctaGCATAACTACTACTCACTTTATAGAATTCACATTGACCTGGAGGTTCACAAAATCTGCAGGTATGTCAATATAGCAAGCACCTGGACGACCATAAATACTGCTTCTTACAGCCTAAATTTATTacaaatagaagaaaatgttttaaaaatctcaatccttattattatattttactcAAAGATAACTTAAAATTGTGAAATaaacagttttaatttttctggATATCCTTAGTTGGAGAAATAaaccattttaattaaatttgaagTAGACTCTATTAATTttatatacagttgacccttaaatAATATGGGGGTTGGGACCCCGATCCCCCatgcaataaaaaagtataatttttgacTCTCCCAAAACTTAATTACTAAATAGCTTACTGTTGACCTTATcaataacataaacagtcaattgacacatatttttgtattcaaaaagtaaccaaaaaaatatattaggaaaatcataaagaaggaaaaatacatttatagtactgtacagtatttattgaaaaaaatctgcatacaAGTGGACTGGCAcaattcaaacccatgttgttcaaggatcaattgtattttaaaagagatttttgtTTAAAAGGAGAAAGATAAGGAAGTGAATATTCACTTAGACCGTTAAAATTGACATTCTATTACACTTTAGTCTTAGAAATTATCTACTAGGCTCTGTCGGCCAAATATCCATAACATGCACTTTCACCTGCTTCCTAATCATATGACTTGGCAGTTTGCAGAGACTGTGATGTTGTAACATGTGTCAAATGATTTCTATAACACATGGTATTGAAAAAGCTCAAATGTAACTTCACATATAAATTAAGTTGGTAAACTAAAATTATAATATGCTGTTTAATCAACTAAGAGATGGTTTTATATGCATGAGTACTAATTTTCAAAAACAATCTTGCAATAGCATAAGAGAAAGGGCACTCAGGATtctattatatcttttttttttttacttttccataattaaaaaaactaaagtataggaaaaagtttgtttttcaaaagtgacttattttatctgtttctataattaaatatagtggcagtaaatattaaaatgtatacagCTCTTTAACAATATCATTTTTAACTATGTGAATATGTTCCAAATTATTACTCATTCAattgagaataaaaataacacagaTATGAGCGACTGAGAAAAACCAGTTGACTTGGAGGGCTTGTAATTAAATACTGTACCTTTTCGATAATAGATGGAATAGCTTCTATGCTGCTCGGCCGGACAGAGAACTTGCTATATAATCTACAAGCTTCAACCTATATGCAAAAAGAAAATCACTTAAAATTCAGTTCACAGATCACATTACTCTTCTGAAGGAAGACAAAATGTTGTCATTACTTTCATGTTCCGAGGCAAGATGGAGACTATGTATTACCTGGACTATTTCTTAATAGCCTATGCAAAGCACAATCAAATTTCTGCCTCATTATGATTCAGGAAGCAAATCAAACAAGACACCATTttcatttgcaaaaataaaaaacttatatgATACACAGCATCTACCATAGCAAAGGAAAGCACCAGGCACTCATTGCTGGTCAGACTATAAATGGCAAGGGAAGTTGACAAtgtcttataaaaattaaaatgagtatATCCTTGGACCCAGAAATTCCACAGCAAGGAATATTCAATTTAGTTGGTATGCTGTTTGGGTCATATAAATTCAGTAGTGTTAATTTTTCACTGCTTAATGTACTTTAAGTATTGTACAGAAACTGTTTCTCTTGATACTTGGTATGAAATCTACAGAATGATTGGTAATCTTAGTCCCACAAGTGTGATAGAATTAAGATTACTCTCCAACTTTCAGTCTGTTCATAATCATGTTGTTTAGTTTTAAGTATTTCCACAAGAAATAGATATTTGGatcttttttttcaaactcttaaTTTCATCTAATAAACttctattattttcctttttgggaaaaatatttgtaatggaTATTatcttctgcttttttttttttcatctacaaAGTTTTTGTAGTAACTTTAAATTTCCTTTTACATAACTATCTGCTctacttatttttcaaatacatataTCAGCATCTTCTAAAAAACTGTTGCCCTTATCTACCATTGCAATTCCCTTTCAAgagtataaaaatataacattttcataAACTTATATCAAGATCTAGTTTAATTCATATACAAAATtatgtgtttatattttgaaGTTCTCACGATTCCTAATTTACCAACACACTTTGCCTAATGGTTTTAACTTTGTGCTATAAATGCTCAAATATATTCATATCTTAAGTGTTAATTATCATTCACTCTCACCTATTTGCTTTCTACAACAATTCTTAAAACTGTAGCATTCATTGACaaattctttcaagtttttaaaaattttcaaatacttCCCTTTAGCcctccaaaataaaaatgaacttatCCAGAGTCTACTGGTAGTTATTTGAGTAGGATTTTTCCTCTCAACATTTTACTTCCCCAAAGTCTGAGAGGCATAATGCAAAAACACTTtttattcctatattttcttaACTCTTTGGAGAACCTATGTTTAGTTTAAAAGCCTGTTGAAAAGGTGTATTTCTTAGAAGACTGCTCCTAAGCAGAGCCTAAGCTTTCTTAATATCCATATTGAAATTGTCTTATAGTTCAGGAATTTTACCT
It includes:
- the LOC132215588 gene encoding dynein light chain roadblock-type 1, which translates into the protein MAEVEETLKRLQSQKGVQGIIVVNTEGIPIKSTMDNPTTTQYANLMHNFILKARSTVREIDPQNDLTFLRIRSKKNEIMVAPDKDYFLIVIQNPTE